Within the Novosphingobium pentaromativorans US6-1 genome, the region AAGGCCGCACCCTGCACCACGACGGCAAGGGCCGTTTCGGTGCCGGCAAGGTCAACGTGCGTACCGCCCCGGCCGGTACCGGCATCATCGCCGGCGGTCCGATGCGCGCCGTGTTCGAGAGCCTGGGCGTTGCTGACGTGGTGACCAAGTCGGTCGGTACGTCGAACCCCTACAACATGATCCGCGCCACCTTCGACGCGCTGACCAACCAGACTTCGCCGAAGTCGGTTGCCCAGCGTCGTGGCAAGAAGGTTGCCGACCTCCTTGGTCGTGGCGGTGCCAGCGAAGCAGAGGCCGAGGCCGCTGCCGAAGCCATCGTGGAGTAATCAACCATGGCCAAGATCAAGATCAAGCAGATCGGTTCGCCGATCCGTCGCCCCGAGAGCCAGAAGAAGATCCTCATCGGTCTTGGCCTCGGCAAGATGCACAAGGTCGTCGAAATTGAGGACACCGCCGAAGTTCGCGGTGCGATTGCCAAGCTGCCCCACATGGTGGCCGTGGTCGACTGACCTGCTCGTTGGTTCTCCCTTGCGGAGAACGGTCGAGAGACATTCGAAAAGGGCTCCGGCGGCAACGTCGGGGCCCTTTTTCCTTGGCCCGTCGCGCGATTCGCCGCGTCGCGCTTTAAT harbors:
- the rpmD gene encoding 50S ribosomal protein L30, with the protein product MAKIKIKQIGSPIRRPESQKKILIGLGLGKMHKVVEIEDTAEVRGAIAKLPHMVAVVD